A section of the Xylocopa sonorina isolate GNS202 unplaced genomic scaffold, iyXylSono1_principal scaffold0309, whole genome shotgun sequence genome encodes:
- the LOC143432465 gene encoding ATP-dependent DNA helicase Pif1-like, whose amino-acid sequence MAHKKSLKRTLKDLRGNKQLFGGAFILLANDFRQTLPVIPRSVPADELNACLKSSVLWRYVEKISLKTNMRVQLQQDESSEPFAKQLLDIGNGKMEIDQSTHCITLPENFCHIVKSTDELIAKAFSNLSQNYKNNQRISERAILAAKNIDVNLINCTIQIKIPDEETTYKSIDTVVNHDESVNYPTEFFNSLDLQGMPPHILSLEIGPPIILLRNINPSQLCNGTRLSVKKLINNIIEATILKGKHQGEHVLLPRNPIIPTNTSFEFKRLQFPVRLAFAMTINKTQEQSLQVCGLNLVNPCFSYGQLYVGCSRVGKPSNLFILAPDRKTNNVVYLQALLR is encoded by the coding sequence ATGGCACACAAGAAATCATTGAAACGTACATTAAAAGATTTGAGAGGAAATAAGCAGCTCTTTGGTGGTGCATTCATTTTGCTAGCTAATGATTTTCGACAAACTTTACCAGTTATACCACGTTCAGTACCTGCAGATGAATTGAATGCATGTCTCAAATCATCAGTTTTATGGCGGTATGTGGAGAAAATATCTTTAAAGACCAATATGCGTGTTCAATTACAACAAGATGAATCTTCTGAACCATTTGCAAAACAATTATTAGATATTGGGAatggtaaaatggaaatagatcaATCCACACACTGTATTACATTACCAGAAAACTTTTGTCACATTGTAAAATCCACTGATGAATTGATTGCCAAAGCTTTTTCAAATTTATCGCAGAATTATAAAAATAACCAACGGATTAGTGAGCGTGCTATATTGGCAGCTAAAAACATTGATGTGAATTTAATAAACTGCACAATTCAAATTAAAATACCTGATGAAGAAACAACATATAAATCCATAGATACTGTTGTCAATCACGATGAATCAGTTAATTATCCAAcagaattttttaattcattGGATCTACAAGGAATGCCACCACATATTTTATCTTTGGAAATTGGTCCCCCAATCATCCTTCTACGAAATATAAATCCATCGCAACTATGCAATGGGACTAGGCTATcagtaaaaaaattaataaataacataattgaGGCAACCATTTTAAAGGGAAAACATCAAGGGGAACATGTGCTACTACCACGCAATCCCATAATACCAACGAATACTTCATTTGAATTCAAACGTCTACAGTTTCCGGTACGACTAGCCTTTGCAATGACCATTAACAAAACACAGGAACAATCATTGCAAGTATGTGGATTAAATTTGGTAAATCCATGCTTCTCATATGGACAGCTGTACGTTGGGTGTTCTCGAGTTGGAAAACCttcaaatttatttattcttgCACCAgataggaaaacaaataatgttGTATATTTACAAGCACTACTAAGATAA